Proteins encoded by one window of Ignavibacteriota bacterium:
- a CDS encoding leucine-rich repeat domain-containing protein gives MNTDVGETDIKIYYSLEKALLEPENVKILDLHYKDLDTFPEEIFRLTNLEELIIWNNQLEYVPEKISKLKKLKKLDLSGNRIITLPASISELQDLEILVVSWNRLTELPESIGRLTKLNRLGLNNNKIKELPDSIGNIISLVELVVSENDLRNLPDTIGDLSNLEKLRAPGNHLTKLPESLGKLTKLTKLEVHENNITELPENIGNLVSLEKARLFKNLLVALPESFCNLNKLQKLLLYENELKSLPDRIGALSNLEELELGFNYLTELPESIAGLEKLKYISLTSNEFSEESKQNIIAKLPNTRIDWY, from the coding sequence ATGAATACGGATGTTGGTGAAACTGATATCAAAATCTACTACTCGCTCGAGAAAGCACTTCTCGAGCCGGAAAATGTAAAAATATTAGATCTGCATTATAAAGATCTTGATACTTTCCCTGAAGAAATTTTCCGACTAACCAATCTTGAAGAACTTATTATATGGAATAACCAGTTAGAATATGTTCCCGAAAAGATTTCAAAACTCAAAAAATTAAAAAAACTTGACCTAAGCGGTAATAGAATTATTACATTGCCTGCAAGCATTTCTGAACTTCAGGATTTAGAAATATTGGTTGTCAGCTGGAACAGGCTAACGGAGCTGCCGGAATCAATCGGAAGACTAACAAAATTAAACAGACTTGGTTTAAATAATAATAAAATCAAGGAACTTCCCGATTCAATAGGCAACATTATCAGTCTTGTTGAATTGGTTGTTAGTGAAAATGATTTGAGAAATTTACCTGATACAATCGGTGATTTAAGTAACTTAGAAAAGCTAAGAGCACCGGGCAATCATTTGACAAAACTTCCTGAATCGCTAGGAAAACTAACAAAATTAACTAAATTGGAAGTTCACGAAAATAATATTACTGAACTTCCTGAAAATATTGGTAATCTGGTTAGTCTGGAAAAAGCAAGATTGTTCAAAAATCTTTTAGTTGCTCTACCTGAAAGTTTCTGTAATCTCAACAAATTACAAAAGCTGCTCTTATATGAAAACGAATTAAAATCTCTGCCGGATAGAATTGGTGCATTATCAAATCTTGAAGAACTGGAACTTGGTTTTAATTATCTGACTGAACTTCCGGAAAGCATTGCAGGACTTGAAAAGTTGAAATATATAAGTTTGACAAGTAATGAATTTTCTGAAGAATCTAAACAAAATATTATTGCTAAATTGCCAAATACAAGAATTGATTGGTATTAA
- a CDS encoding TlpA family protein disulfide reductase, whose product MKKIFLLILAVSYVIISCSSDEQTPLDADPKEFFIKANQSSLKVEDASFTTRFVFQSPKENFTTDVKVQMLRDPSVKTGFLVKFLTEQGAGLYDGQKYYFKSDSEKIVYISGEGIEPDKMITQNWLINPMTMIMLNEDYTEQIKARTDELFIISDATFSKYKTDVVESLTNSAERGKIKIRTYFDRETNLPVKEVKTQTKDTETIIQTFEILDLEINKGLSRDIFKLQTPADFVEEIVTPNSRPKSPMEGQPASDFTLKDLDGKNVTLSQLKGNIVILDFWGTWCHWCVKAMPKLQNVHEKYKGKNVIVLGISCNEREGADPKKFLKDNNITYNSLVLGEQVASQYGVTGFPTLYVISKDGTILTSMSGYSDNMDTDLINLINENL is encoded by the coding sequence ATGAAAAAAATATTTTTGCTGATTCTGGCAGTATCCTATGTTATAATTTCATGTAGCTCTGATGAGCAGACTCCTTTAGATGCTGATCCAAAAGAATTTTTTATTAAAGCAAACCAAAGTTCGCTGAAGGTAGAAGATGCCTCTTTCACAACAAGGTTTGTTTTCCAGTCTCCTAAAGAAAACTTTACAACAGATGTCAAAGTTCAAATGTTAAGAGATCCATCCGTTAAAACAGGCTTTTTAGTCAAATTCTTGACTGAACAAGGCGCAGGTTTATATGACGGTCAGAAGTATTATTTCAAATCAGACAGTGAAAAAATTGTTTATATTTCGGGCGAAGGGATTGAACCTGATAAGATGATAACACAAAATTGGTTGATAAATCCAATGACTATGATTATGCTTAATGAGGACTATACTGAACAAATCAAAGCAAGAACCGACGAGTTATTTATCATTTCGGACGCTACGTTTAGTAAATATAAGACAGATGTCGTTGAGTCACTTACGAATTCTGCCGAAAGAGGTAAAATCAAAATCAGGACATATTTCGACAGAGAAACTAATCTGCCGGTCAAAGAGGTTAAAACGCAAACTAAAGATACTGAAACAATAATCCAAACTTTTGAAATTTTAGATTTGGAAATTAATAAAGGCTTGTCCAGAGACATTTTCAAATTACAAACACCAGCTGACTTTGTGGAGGAAATCGTTACGCCTAATTCAAGACCGAAATCTCCGATGGAAGGGCAACCTGCAAGTGATTTCACATTAAAAGATTTAGACGGTAAAAATGTTACTCTATCACAATTGAAAGGAAATATTGTAATTCTTGATTTTTGGGGAACCTGGTGCCATTGGTGTGTCAAGGCAATGCCGAAATTACAGAATGTACATGAAAAATACAAAGGAAAAAATGTCATTGTCCTTGGTATAAGTTGTAACGAAAGAGAAGGTGCTGACCCCAAAAAGTTCCTTAAAGATAACAACATTACATATAACTCATTGGTCTTAGGCGAGCAAGTTGCTTCGCAATATGGTGTAACGGGATTTCCAACTCTATATGTAATTAGCAAGGATGGAACAATATTGACATCTATGTCCGGATATTCTGACAATATGGATACGGATTTAATCAATCTGATTAATGAGAACTTGTAA
- a CDS encoding chemotaxis protein CheR — MAFTFFFRDRHTLELLAKLLKDYATGFSRIKIWDAGSAMGPEPYTFAMIMAETIGAEAFKRVQIISSDIDEYDKYGETINNAVYPKSELVRMPDDIFEKYFVSTEDPNLFKIVEPITSRMSFIKHDLLTLKPFEMNFHGIICKNVLLHFQPEQRIEVFKMFHNCLEPGGFIVNEQTQQLPSEVSHLFEKAVPDANIYRKI, encoded by the coding sequence ATGGCATTCACATTTTTTTTTCGTGACAGACATACTCTCGAGCTTCTAGCAAAGCTACTTAAAGACTATGCAACAGGATTTTCCAGAATAAAAATATGGGATGCAGGCTCAGCAATGGGACCCGAACCATACACATTTGCAATGATAATGGCTGAAACAATTGGAGCCGAGGCATTCAAAAGAGTTCAAATTATTTCATCTGATATTGATGAGTATGATAAATACGGCGAGACAATCAACAATGCTGTGTATCCTAAATCAGAACTTGTTAGAATGCCGGATGATATATTCGAAAAATATTTTGTTTCTACTGAAGACCCGAATTTATTCAAAATTGTTGAACCTATAACTTCCCGAATGAGTTTCATAAAGCACGACCTGTTGACATTAAAACCTTTTGAAATGAATTTTCATGGAATTATTTGTAAGAATGTGCTGCTGCATTTTCAGCCTGAGCAAAGAATTGAAGTTTTCAAGATGTTTCATAATTGCCTCGAACCGGGTGGATTTATTGTCAATGAGCAAACTCAGCAGTTACCCTCAGAGGTTTCACATTTATTTGAAAAAGCAGTTCCGGATGCAAATATCTACAGAAAAATTTAA
- a CDS encoding MBL fold metallo-hydrolase has protein sequence MRISLLRSDPKVYSCFSYLVRGDWNAIPDINTLVDVGTDGSISVELNKISTGVGKRRVEQIIITHEHFDHVGGLKKIKEMYGNPPTYAFNKIQGIDYQVHDGMNIKIGDEFAEIIHTPGHSHDSICIYFPKSKILFSGDTVLFIKSRGGTYSDSYLGMLKRFYKMNLNAIYAGHDVPLTENINNLLSFSISNIENSEIIN, from the coding sequence ATGAGAATTAGTCTTTTAAGGTCAGACCCTAAGGTATATTCATGCTTTTCATATTTAGTCAGAGGAGACTGGAATGCTATTCCTGATATCAATACTTTAGTTGATGTCGGGACCGACGGCTCAATTTCGGTTGAATTGAATAAAATCTCAACAGGTGTCGGTAAAAGGCGGGTAGAGCAAATTATTATTACACATGAACATTTCGACCATGTAGGTGGTCTAAAAAAAATCAAAGAAATGTATGGCAATCCTCCGACTTATGCTTTCAATAAAATCCAGGGTATTGATTATCAGGTTCATGATGGAATGAATATCAAAATAGGCGATGAATTTGCTGAAATTATACACACGCCGGGACATTCACATGATTCGATTTGTATATATTTCCCTAAATCAAAAATTCTTTTTTCAGGTGATACAGTTTTATTTATTAAATCACGCGGTGGAACTTATTCAGATTCGTATCTGGGTATGCTGAAAAGATTTTATAAAATGAATTTGAATGCAATATATGCAGGACACGATGTCCCGCTGACTGAGAATATTAACAATTTACTTTCATTTTCTATTTCAAATATTGAAAATAGTGAAATTATTAATTAA
- the purL gene encoding phosphoribosylformylglycinamidine synthase subunit PurL, with the protein MSNENQLYSEIEVTVETARELGLTEAEYQRILEILGRTPTYTELGVYSVMWSEHCSYKNSIKQLKTLPRSGNRLLVEAGEENAGLVDIGDGYAIAFKIESHNHPSAIEPFQGAATGVGGILRDIFTMGARPIAALNSLRFGELSSPRTQFLLSGVVHGISHYGNCFGVPTVGGEIYFDSCYHDNPLVNAMAVGIVKVDKTASAASAGVGNPVMILGSSTGRDGIHGASLLASREFDEKTEDMRPTVQVGDPFAEKLLLEATLELIDAGTIAGIQDMGAAGISCSTSEMSAKNGLGMIVDLDKVPLRESDMSAYEIMLSESQERMLAVIHHNKVEKAIEICNKWDVPITQIGNVTDDGILHITRNGKKVVELEADYLVLGGGAPQYDREFKEPEYLKITRSYDTKSVSEMKPDVCDFKEIIKSPTIASKKWIFEQYDSQVRTNTVNIKGDAAVIRIKEIPGKAIAVKTDCNSRFTYLDPYTGGMAAVAEAARNVVCVGAEPVAITNCLNFGNPYDPEVFWQFREAVRGMGDACRRLNTPVTGGNVSFHNESKNFAVYPTPTIGMLGIIESLDDIMTYEFKKEGDIIALVGFENCEVGGSEYLKLYAGEVTGNAPQLNIENELSLQKVILAAIKSKLINSAHDISEGGLGICLAEKAIAGNIGCTVNLSDLTVGRIFGESQSRVVVTLDKSNQVELSKICEANNVPVEIIGQVGGEFVSIEGYTKLSLDEIKNLYENAIPNLMNK; encoded by the coding sequence ATGAGCAACGAAAATCAACTCTATAGCGAGATTGAAGTAACAGTCGAAACAGCAAGAGAGCTCGGACTTACTGAAGCAGAATATCAACGCATACTTGAAATTTTAGGTCGAACCCCAACATATACCGAATTAGGTGTTTACAGCGTCATGTGGAGCGAGCATTGCTCTTACAAAAACTCAATTAAGCAACTGAAAACACTCCCACGCTCCGGCAACAGACTGCTTGTTGAAGCAGGCGAAGAAAATGCAGGACTTGTTGATATTGGTGATGGTTATGCAATTGCCTTCAAGATTGAAAGCCATAATCATCCATCAGCTATTGAACCGTTTCAGGGTGCTGCTACAGGTGTTGGCGGTATCCTTAGGGATATTTTTACAATGGGTGCAAGACCAATAGCGGCGTTAAATTCTCTGAGATTTGGAGAACTAAGTAGTCCCCGTACTCAATTTTTGCTTTCGGGTGTAGTTCATGGAATCAGCCATTATGGTAACTGCTTCGGCGTTCCAACCGTTGGCGGAGAGATTTATTTCGATTCATGTTATCACGACAACCCACTTGTAAATGCAATGGCAGTCGGAATTGTAAAGGTTGATAAAACTGCATCAGCGGCATCGGCAGGAGTTGGTAATCCTGTTATGATTCTCGGCAGTTCGACCGGGAGAGATGGAATACACGGTGCATCACTGCTTGCATCAAGAGAATTTGATGAAAAAACAGAAGATATGCGTCCAACTGTGCAAGTCGGCGACCCATTTGCCGAAAAACTACTTCTCGAAGCCACTTTAGAGCTGATTGATGCAGGAACTATCGCAGGCATACAGGATATGGGTGCAGCCGGAATATCTTGCTCTACATCTGAAATGAGCGCAAAGAACGGATTGGGTATGATTGTTGACCTTGACAAAGTCCCACTGAGAGAATCTGATATGAGCGCTTATGAAATTATGCTTTCCGAATCTCAGGAACGAATGCTGGCTGTAATTCATCATAACAAAGTTGAAAAAGCAATAGAAATTTGCAATAAATGGGACGTACCTATTACTCAAATTGGTAATGTTACCGATGACGGAATTCTACATATTACCAGAAACGGTAAAAAAGTTGTTGAGCTCGAAGCTGATTACCTTGTTCTCGGTGGAGGCGCTCCGCAATATGACCGCGAATTCAAAGAACCCGAATATTTGAAGATAACACGAAGCTATGATACTAAATCAGTTTCAGAAATGAAACCTGATGTATGCGATTTTAAAGAAATTATAAAATCCCCGACAATTGCTTCAAAAAAATGGATTTTCGAACAGTATGATTCACAGGTTCGTACTAATACAGTAAATATCAAAGGCGATGCTGCAGTTATTAGAATCAAAGAAATTCCAGGTAAAGCTATTGCAGTCAAAACTGATTGTAACAGCAGATTTACGTATTTAGACCCTTATACAGGTGGTATGGCTGCAGTGGCTGAAGCGGCAAGAAATGTCGTTTGCGTTGGTGCCGAGCCCGTTGCAATTACTAATTGCCTGAATTTCGGAAATCCTTACGACCCTGAAGTATTCTGGCAATTTCGTGAGGCAGTCCGTGGTATGGGTGACGCTTGTCGCAGACTGAATACACCCGTTACCGGAGGCAATGTAAGTTTCCATAATGAATCTAAAAATTTTGCAGTATATCCGACTCCTACAATCGGAATGCTTGGAATAATTGAATCTTTAGATGACATAATGACTTATGAATTTAAGAAAGAAGGTGATATAATAGCACTCGTTGGCTTTGAAAATTGTGAAGTTGGTGGCTCTGAATATTTGAAATTATACGCCGGTGAAGTAACAGGTAATGCTCCACAACTCAATATTGAGAATGAGCTGAGTCTTCAAAAAGTTATACTCGCAGCAATTAAATCAAAACTTATTAATTCCGCTCATGATATAAGCGAAGGTGGTCTTGGTATTTGTCTCGCCGAAAAAGCCATTGCCGGAAATATTGGCTGCACTGTTAATCTTAGTGATTTAACGGTCGGACGAATTTTTGGCGAGTCGCAGAGTAGAGTCGTAGTTACACTTGACAAATCAAATCAAGTTGAATTAAGCAAGATTTGTGAAGCTAATAATGTCCCTGTAGAAATAATTGGACAAGTTGGTGGCGAGTTTGTCAGTATCGAAGGCTATACAAAGTTAAGTCTTGATGAAATAAAAAATTTATATGAAAATGCAATTCCAAATTTAATGAATAAATAA
- a CDS encoding dipeptidase: MDRVLSYIEANKERHLAELFDFLKIPSVSSVPDNALHVRECALWLVDHIKNIGIENCRLMETPGHPIVYGEWLSAGNDAPTVLVYGHYDVQPVDPLELWKSKPFDPTIKDGKIFGRGTSDDKGQVFTHLKAIETHLAIHGKLPVNIKLLIEGEEECGSSHLEDFIKENKDLLNCDTVLISDTEWFSDGLPSICYSLRGISYIEVFVTGPNRDLHSGTYGGAVDNPIQVLAEMIASLKDSYGRITIPGFYDDVLELSDDERNGFKLLPFDYKEYCDDLEVGGGNGEYGYSTLERTWARPSLDVNGIVGGYTGEGAKTVLPSKASAKISMRLVPHQNYQDISNKITEHLLKIAPPTVRVEVSQLHGGNPVLVPRDSIGVKAAMTALKTAFGIDPVFMREGGSIPIVNVFTLELNSPTVLMGLGLPGDNIHSPNESFAVENFYGGIRASAIFFDEYSNIKKI, from the coding sequence ATGGATAGGGTATTATCTTACATTGAGGCAAATAAAGAAAGGCATTTAGCAGAGCTTTTTGATTTTTTAAAAATTCCGAGTGTCAGCAGCGTCCCTGATAATGCACTCCATGTAAGAGAGTGTGCGCTTTGGCTTGTTGACCATATAAAAAATATTGGTATTGAAAATTGCAGGCTAATGGAAACTCCCGGTCATCCTATTGTTTACGGTGAGTGGCTCAGTGCCGGAAACGATGCTCCTACAGTACTTGTTTACGGTCATTACGACGTACAGCCCGTTGACCCGTTGGAATTATGGAAATCTAAGCCATTCGACCCGACAATCAAAGATGGCAAAATTTTTGGCAGAGGTACATCTGACGATAAAGGTCAGGTATTCACTCACTTGAAAGCAATAGAAACACATTTAGCTATTCATGGTAAGCTTCCTGTAAATATCAAACTTTTGATTGAAGGTGAAGAAGAGTGCGGCAGTAGCCACCTTGAAGATTTTATAAAAGAAAATAAAGATTTGCTCAATTGCGATACTGTACTTATTTCCGATACAGAATGGTTCAGCGACGGATTGCCCTCTATTTGCTACAGTCTAAGAGGAATATCATACATTGAGGTTTTTGTAACAGGTCCAAATCGTGACTTGCATTCAGGTACTTACGGCGGTGCGGTTGATAATCCTATTCAGGTTCTCGCTGAAATGATTGCAAGCCTTAAAGACAGCTACGGAAGAATTACGATTCCCGGATTTTATGATGATGTACTCGAACTTTCAGATGACGAACGTAATGGATTCAAGCTTCTTCCTTTTGATTATAAAGAATATTGCGATGACCTTGAGGTTGGTGGTGGTAATGGAGAATACGGTTACTCTACCCTTGAAAGAACATGGGCACGCCCGTCATTGGATGTTAATGGAATTGTCGGCGGATATACTGGTGAAGGTGCAAAAACTGTTCTTCCGTCAAAAGCATCTGCCAAAATATCTATGAGGTTAGTACCACACCAGAATTATCAGGATATATCAAATAAAATAACTGAACATTTGTTGAAAATAGCTCCACCAACCGTAAGAGTTGAAGTTAGTCAATTGCATGGAGGCAATCCTGTTCTGGTTCCGAGAGACAGTATTGGTGTTAAGGCTGCTATGACTGCACTCAAAACAGCTTTTGGAATTGACCCGGTATTTATGAGAGAAGGTGGCTCTATTCCAATTGTAAATGTGTTCACTCTTGAGCTTAATTCGCCTACAGTATTGATGGGGCTTGGGCTCCCGGGTGATAATATACACTCTCCGAATGAAAGTTTCGCTGTAGAGAATTTTTACGGTGGAATAAGAGCATCTGCAATATTTTTTGATGAGTATAGTAATATCAAAAAGATTTAA
- a CDS encoding zinc ribbon domain-containing protein: MPVYDYKCNTCGQVFEYKQSMSDNALTNCPEDICKSEVKGQGSVQRILSKNVGLVFKGTGFYQTDYTSKGKDSSDPGSTHGCASGACGCGPSKTNVA, encoded by the coding sequence ATGCCGGTTTATGATTATAAATGTAATACCTGCGGTCAGGTTTTTGAATATAAACAGAGTATGTCAGATAATGCTCTTACAAATTGCCCTGAAGATATCTGCAAGTCAGAAGTTAAAGGTCAAGGCAGTGTTCAAAGAATTTTGAGCAAAAATGTCGGACTTGTTTTTAAGGGAACCGGGTTTTATCAGACAGACTATACCTCAAAAGGTAAAGACAGTTCAGACCCGGGTAGTACTCATGGTTGTGCCTCAGGTGCTTGCGGCTGCGGACCATCCAAAACAAATGTAGCTTAA
- a CDS encoding lysine 2,3-aminomutase, with amino-acid sequence MSNNKLHETENIFSDEYPDIPKYKAFTSRNFRKISQIQDNFSERDMYEMEVVAKVLPFKANSYVVDELINWNNPRKDPIFHLTFPNRDMLLPHHFEAVEQLLKKDLDKIVFENEINKIRHELNPHPAGQSKLNIPSIDDQKLDGMQHKYDQTTLFFPAQGQTCHAYCTFCFRWPQFVRMDGLRFATSDIDNVINYIRANPQITDLLFTGGDPMVMNANRFAKYIDAVLDAKIPHLQNIRIGSKSLAYYPYMYLTENGQTVLNTFKKVTDSGLHLAFMAHFNHYVELSTPSVKEAIQRINDTGARIRTQSPVFKNINDSPEVWSRMWREQVKLGCVPYYMFIARDTGAQHYFSVTLERAWQIFREAYSEVSGLARTVRGPSMSCGPGKIQVLGVTEIQNEKIFILRFIQGRDKDWVQRPFFAKYNPDAVWIDDLQPAFGEKEFFFEEEYRNIFHATQEDYEKIEEN; translated from the coding sequence ATGAGCAATAACAAACTGCATGAAACCGAAAATATATTTTCCGATGAATATCCTGATATACCTAAATACAAAGCCTTTACATCAAGAAATTTCAGAAAAATATCTCAGATTCAGGATAATTTTTCTGAACGTGATATGTACGAGATGGAAGTTGTCGCTAAAGTTCTGCCATTCAAAGCCAACAGTTATGTAGTAGATGAATTGATTAATTGGAATAATCCCCGTAAGGACCCGATTTTTCATCTTACATTTCCTAATCGTGATATGTTGCTTCCACATCATTTTGAGGCAGTAGAGCAGTTACTGAAAAAGGATTTAGATAAAATAGTATTCGAAAATGAAATAAATAAAATCAGACACGAACTTAATCCTCATCCTGCCGGACAGTCAAAACTAAATATTCCTTCAATAGATGACCAAAAGCTGGACGGTATGCAACATAAGTATGATCAAACAACACTCTTTTTTCCGGCTCAAGGTCAAACATGTCACGCATATTGTACTTTTTGCTTCCGTTGGCCCCAATTTGTAAGAATGGATGGATTGAGATTTGCTACCAGCGACATTGATAATGTTATTAATTATATTAGAGCAAATCCTCAAATTACAGATTTACTTTTTACAGGGGGTGACCCTATGGTTATGAATGCCAATCGCTTCGCTAAGTATATTGATGCAGTTTTGGATGCAAAAATTCCCCATCTTCAAAATATTCGAATCGGCTCAAAATCACTTGCATATTATCCTTATATGTACCTGACTGAAAATGGTCAAACTGTTCTCAATACGTTCAAAAAAGTTACTGACAGTGGTCTTCATCTTGCGTTTATGGCACATTTTAATCATTATGTCGAACTTTCTACTCCTTCTGTAAAAGAAGCAATTCAAAGAATCAATGATACCGGTGCTCGCATCAGAACTCAATCTCCTGTTTTTAAAAATATCAATGATTCACCGGAAGTATGGTCGAGAATGTGGCGTGAGCAGGTCAAACTTGGTTGTGTTCCCTATTATATGTTTATTGCAAGGGATACAGGTGCTCAGCATTATTTCAGTGTAACTCTTGAGCGTGCATGGCAGATTTTCAGAGAAGCGTATAGTGAGGTTAGTGGTCTTGCAAGAACAGTCAGAGGACCTTCGATGTCTTGCGGACCAGGTAAGATTCAGGTTCTTGGTGTGACTGAAATTCAAAACGAGAAAATATTTATTTTAAGGTTTATTCAGGGACGTGATAAAGACTGGGTTCAAAGACCATTCTTTGCTAAGTATAATCCTGATGCAGTTTGGATAGATGATTTACAACCTGCTTTCGGTGAAAAGGAATTTTTCTTTGAGGAAGAATATCGTAATATTTTCCATGCAACTCAGGAAGATTATGAAAAAATCGAAGAAAACTGA
- a CDS encoding C40 family peptidase, whose amino-acid sequence MSTKKTISPRVILTFFLAFAFIFANISDMEAARRKKRSYNPNKTRQQAIEIIRSTSEQVSELAGLEPKISDEENSEINELINDDGEILTVDGDIGEDLEELETEDDVTVDLDDFKMMWLSFIDSNEGSDVTAAGISKSDLMYIIMDWLGTPYRFGGTTRRNVDCSGFTQKIFLAAADIMIPRVAREQVNIGDKINRKNLEFGDMVFFHTYSRRFASHVGIYLGDNLFAHASSRHGVTVSSLESSYYKKNFIGGRRINARDVANYSINKNSTQLNATDNPSKQSQAEKSR is encoded by the coding sequence ATGAGTACAAAAAAAACTATTTCCCCACGAGTAATACTGACTTTTTTCTTAGCTTTCGCTTTTATATTTGCAAATATTAGCGATATGGAAGCTGCACGCAGGAAAAAGCGTAGCTATAACCCCAACAAAACTAGACAACAGGCGATTGAAATAATTCGCTCAACTTCAGAACAAGTTAGTGAATTAGCCGGTTTGGAGCCCAAAATATCTGATGAAGAAAATTCAGAAATCAATGAATTAATCAACGACGACGGCGAAATTTTAACAGTTGACGGCGATATAGGTGAAGACCTTGAAGAGCTCGAAACAGAAGACGACGTTACCGTTGATTTAGATGACTTCAAGATGATGTGGCTTTCTTTTATTGATAGCAATGAAGGCTCTGATGTGACCGCTGCCGGAATTTCAAAGTCAGACCTGATGTACATTATTATGGATTGGCTCGGAACTCCGTACAGATTTGGAGGTACTACCCGCAGAAATGTGGATTGCTCCGGGTTTACTCAGAAAATCTTTTTAGCTGCAGCTGATATTATGATACCACGTGTGGCTCGTGAGCAGGTTAATATAGGCGACAAAATTAATCGTAAAAACCTTGAATTCGGTGATATGGTTTTCTTCCATACTTACTCCCGTCGCTTTGCCTCACATGTTGGAATTTATTTAGGCGATAATTTATTTGCACACGCAAGTTCCAGGCACGGCGTTACAGTTTCATCGCTTGAAAGTTCATATTATAAAAAGAATTTTATCGGTGGAAGAAGAATTAATGCCCGCGATGTTGCCAACTACAGTATCAACAAAAACAGCACTCAGCTTAACGCAACAGACAATCCCTCAAAGCAGTCTCAGGCTGAAAAAAGTCGGTAA